From the Corythoichthys intestinalis isolate RoL2023-P3 chromosome 13, ASM3026506v1, whole genome shotgun sequence genome, one window contains:
- the znf800b gene encoding zinc finger protein 800b isoform X2 — MVKTKSSGRKSSLSIRQEPASGESPQRAHSIPDPTEASAKSLVDIQAKGDCSTQVKPLWRPIPPLLPEPNKGDTPDTRDQSCQTEESTASTHSTGHCVEPGDPPVLQQPLHTSKSGIHQIIDCFRSGTSQLRHMLLKEVDTIFECKVCRSLFRGLPNLITHKEYYCLSRLPEYDGDDRQSVALQDLTDIIYHRAERPDYVMRLEPIQTTSKAMYQYLTTEEELARYPSRAPSARQSPVAWEGDSGEAENNQNGPPRGSESPAHSQHSQSRKKWDEEEAKEDAPQPEDEGSTSGVEDVTISCCLCGQDFNSRRSIRRHCRKMHKTKLEELRKFTETRTVPTSLLSMVKGRPQSISTPPGKSCPVCLKVFATKTNVRRHFDEVHRGLRRDAITPAIASRPGQPLSLDATPPRKGSSASPPRSGNSKSTSVPAKAALPNQNRAKPASQTPSSADEANQMPSRCTLCKRNYSSQLMLKRHMRIVHKIYSVKSNRSATSSGSTTPTTPASNGGKAPPRNSIQVKEEAVEASEDEQDEDLDLSPPASPAHSTSSSKSDPGSLKVKEEDTPWSPKAAVGGTAAPQAAKSKLSVGFDFKQLFCKLCKRQFSSRQNLSKHIELHMDGNDIFIKFYRCPLCRYESRRKRDVLRHVTVVHKKSSPYLAKIMPKLESRAIKRLAEAVLNNANPKRARGGKGEVNGRPASAASSPCPSPPVTRKQDGGTASFSVPPSTSARKTQEPSSPTPAPSPPVTRKQDRQQAHQSGAVSPPMTRRSDKHLHQRNSRRHDASSDDNPSGSSSTEVRVTKNFSLHACDQCGRAFAKKLYLESHKRSHRNAATAAGSRRKGVSTRSKSMVW, encoded by the exons CCAGCATCAGGGGAAAGTCCACAGCGGGCCCACAGTATTCCCGATCCTACCGAGGCTTCAGCGAAATCCCTGGTGGACATCCAGGCAAAGGGCGACTGCTCGACTCAGGTCAAGCCACTGTGGAGGCCCATCCCTCCACTGCTGCCAGAGCCTAACAAGGGGGATACCCCTGACACCCGAGACCAGAGCTGTCAGACTGAGGAGTCAACTGCTAGCACTCACAGTACAG GTCACTGTGTTGAACCTGGAGACCCTCCTGTGCTGCAGCAGCCCCTGCACACGTCCAAATCTGGAATCCACCAGATCATTGACTGCTTTCGTTCAG GCACGAGCCAACTGAGGCACATGCTGCTAAAAGAGGTGGACACCATCTTTGAGTGTAAAGTATGTCGAAGTCTGTTCCGAGGTCTGCCCAACCTCATCACGCACAAGGAGTACTACTGCCTGTCAAGGCTGCCCGAGTACGACG GCGATGACCGTCAAAGTGTGGCCCTGCAGGATTTGACAGACATCATCTATCACAGAGCGGAGCGACCAGATTACGTGATGCGACTGGAACCCATCCAGACAACCAGCAAGGCCATGTACCAGTACCTCACCACGGAGGAAGAGCTGGCTCGCTATCCGTCACGAGCGCCCAG TGCCAGGCAGAGTCCGGTCGCGTGGGAAGGCGATTCAGGGGAGGCTGAAAACAACCAGAACGGCCCACCCCGAGGTTCCGAGAGCCCGGCGCACAGCCAGCACAGCCAGAGCCGGAAGAAGTGGGATGAGGAAGAAGCGAAAGAAGACGCACCACAACCGGAAGACGAGGGGTCTACCAGTGGG GTGGAGGACGTGACGATCTCGTGCTGTCTGTGTGGCCAAGATTTCAACTCGCGCCGCAGCATCCGACGTCACTGCCGTAAAATGCACAAGACCAAACTAGAGGAGCTTCGCAAATTCACGGAGACTCGCACGGTCCCGACCAGCCTGCTCTCCATGGTTAAAGGTCGGCCACAATCTATAAGTACCCCCCCTGGAAAGTCGTGCCCAGTCTGCCTCAAAGTGTTCGCTACCAAAACCAACGTTCGGCGGCACTTTGACGAGGTGCACCGTGGCCTTCGGAGGGACGCCATCACCCCGGCTATCGCTTCGCGGCCCGGCCAGCCCCTTTCTCTGGACGCCACTCCTCCTAGGAAAGGCAGTAGCGCCTCGCCGCCTCGGAGCGGCAACTCAAAGTCCACTTCCGTCCCTGCTAAGGCGGCGCTCCCGAACCAGAATCGCGCAAAGCCGGCGAGTCAAACCCCGAGCTCTGCGGACGAGGCGAACCAAATGCCGAGTCGCTGCACTTTGTGCAAAAGAAACTACAGCTCCCAG CTCATGTTGAAGAGACACATGCGTATCGTTCACAAAATTTACAGCGTGAAAAGTAACCGATCGGCCACATCGTCAGGCTCGACAACTCCAACTACGCCGGCGAGCAACGGCGGTAAAGCGCCGCCAAGAAACAGCATCCAAGTCAAAGAAGAAGCGGTCGAAGCCTCAGAGGACGAGCAAGACGAGGACCTGGACCTCAGCCCGCCTGCATCTCCGGCTCACAGCACCTCGTCCAGTAAAAGTGACCCCGGCTCCCTCAAGGTGAAGGAGGAAGATACCCCGTGGAGCCCCAAGGCGGCCGTCGGTGGGACGGCCGCGCCTCAGGCGGCCAAAAGCAAACTGTCGGTGGGTTTCGACTTCAAGCAGCTCTTCTGCAAGCTTTGCAAGCGCCAGTTCAGCTCGCGTCAGAACCTGTCCAAACACATCGAGCTGCACATGGACGGAAACGACATCTTCATCAAGTTCTACCGCTGCCCGCTGTGCCGCTATGAGTCGCGCCGCAAGCGGGACGTGCTACGCCACGTGACCGTGGTGCACAAAAAGTCCTCGCCTTACCTGGCTAAGATCATGCCCAAACTGGAGAGCCGGGCGATCAAGCGCCTCGCCGAAGCTGTCCTCAATAACGCCAACCCCAAGAGGGCCCGCGGTGGCAAGGGGGAAGTCAACGGACGCCCCGCCTCTGCCGCATCCTCCCCTTGCCCGTCGCCTCCCGTCACCCGCAAGCAAGATGGCGGCACTGCCTCATTCTCTGTTCCTCCTTCCACCTCAGCTCGGAAAACGCAAGAGCCGTCATCTCCGACGCCCGCCCCCTCGCCGCCTGTCACGCGAAAGCAGGACAGACAACAGGCTCATCAGTCCGGGGCCGTCAGCCCCCCGATGACCCGCCGCAGTGACAAACACTTGCACCAGCGCAACTCACGGCGCCACGACGCATCGTCGGACGACAACCCCTCTGGATCGTCCTCCACTGAAGTCCGAGTGACCAAAAACTTCTCCTTACACGCCTGTGACCAGTGTGGGCGCGCCTTTGCAAAGAAG
- the znf800b gene encoding zinc finger protein 800b isoform X1 yields MEGSLVLCARLPPLGKHAGSEHLCTMVKTKSSGRKSSLSIRQEPASGESPQRAHSIPDPTEASAKSLVDIQAKGDCSTQVKPLWRPIPPLLPEPNKGDTPDTRDQSCQTEESTASTHSTGHCVEPGDPPVLQQPLHTSKSGIHQIIDCFRSGTSQLRHMLLKEVDTIFECKVCRSLFRGLPNLITHKEYYCLSRLPEYDGDDRQSVALQDLTDIIYHRAERPDYVMRLEPIQTTSKAMYQYLTTEEELARYPSRAPSARQSPVAWEGDSGEAENNQNGPPRGSESPAHSQHSQSRKKWDEEEAKEDAPQPEDEGSTSGVEDVTISCCLCGQDFNSRRSIRRHCRKMHKTKLEELRKFTETRTVPTSLLSMVKGRPQSISTPPGKSCPVCLKVFATKTNVRRHFDEVHRGLRRDAITPAIASRPGQPLSLDATPPRKGSSASPPRSGNSKSTSVPAKAALPNQNRAKPASQTPSSADEANQMPSRCTLCKRNYSSQLMLKRHMRIVHKIYSVKSNRSATSSGSTTPTTPASNGGKAPPRNSIQVKEEAVEASEDEQDEDLDLSPPASPAHSTSSSKSDPGSLKVKEEDTPWSPKAAVGGTAAPQAAKSKLSVGFDFKQLFCKLCKRQFSSRQNLSKHIELHMDGNDIFIKFYRCPLCRYESRRKRDVLRHVTVVHKKSSPYLAKIMPKLESRAIKRLAEAVLNNANPKRARGGKGEVNGRPASAASSPCPSPPVTRKQDGGTASFSVPPSTSARKTQEPSSPTPAPSPPVTRKQDRQQAHQSGAVSPPMTRRSDKHLHQRNSRRHDASSDDNPSGSSSTEVRVTKNFSLHACDQCGRAFAKKLYLESHKRSHRNAATAAGSRRKGVSTRSKSMVW; encoded by the exons CCAGCATCAGGGGAAAGTCCACAGCGGGCCCACAGTATTCCCGATCCTACCGAGGCTTCAGCGAAATCCCTGGTGGACATCCAGGCAAAGGGCGACTGCTCGACTCAGGTCAAGCCACTGTGGAGGCCCATCCCTCCACTGCTGCCAGAGCCTAACAAGGGGGATACCCCTGACACCCGAGACCAGAGCTGTCAGACTGAGGAGTCAACTGCTAGCACTCACAGTACAG GTCACTGTGTTGAACCTGGAGACCCTCCTGTGCTGCAGCAGCCCCTGCACACGTCCAAATCTGGAATCCACCAGATCATTGACTGCTTTCGTTCAG GCACGAGCCAACTGAGGCACATGCTGCTAAAAGAGGTGGACACCATCTTTGAGTGTAAAGTATGTCGAAGTCTGTTCCGAGGTCTGCCCAACCTCATCACGCACAAGGAGTACTACTGCCTGTCAAGGCTGCCCGAGTACGACG GCGATGACCGTCAAAGTGTGGCCCTGCAGGATTTGACAGACATCATCTATCACAGAGCGGAGCGACCAGATTACGTGATGCGACTGGAACCCATCCAGACAACCAGCAAGGCCATGTACCAGTACCTCACCACGGAGGAAGAGCTGGCTCGCTATCCGTCACGAGCGCCCAG TGCCAGGCAGAGTCCGGTCGCGTGGGAAGGCGATTCAGGGGAGGCTGAAAACAACCAGAACGGCCCACCCCGAGGTTCCGAGAGCCCGGCGCACAGCCAGCACAGCCAGAGCCGGAAGAAGTGGGATGAGGAAGAAGCGAAAGAAGACGCACCACAACCGGAAGACGAGGGGTCTACCAGTGGG GTGGAGGACGTGACGATCTCGTGCTGTCTGTGTGGCCAAGATTTCAACTCGCGCCGCAGCATCCGACGTCACTGCCGTAAAATGCACAAGACCAAACTAGAGGAGCTTCGCAAATTCACGGAGACTCGCACGGTCCCGACCAGCCTGCTCTCCATGGTTAAAGGTCGGCCACAATCTATAAGTACCCCCCCTGGAAAGTCGTGCCCAGTCTGCCTCAAAGTGTTCGCTACCAAAACCAACGTTCGGCGGCACTTTGACGAGGTGCACCGTGGCCTTCGGAGGGACGCCATCACCCCGGCTATCGCTTCGCGGCCCGGCCAGCCCCTTTCTCTGGACGCCACTCCTCCTAGGAAAGGCAGTAGCGCCTCGCCGCCTCGGAGCGGCAACTCAAAGTCCACTTCCGTCCCTGCTAAGGCGGCGCTCCCGAACCAGAATCGCGCAAAGCCGGCGAGTCAAACCCCGAGCTCTGCGGACGAGGCGAACCAAATGCCGAGTCGCTGCACTTTGTGCAAAAGAAACTACAGCTCCCAG CTCATGTTGAAGAGACACATGCGTATCGTTCACAAAATTTACAGCGTGAAAAGTAACCGATCGGCCACATCGTCAGGCTCGACAACTCCAACTACGCCGGCGAGCAACGGCGGTAAAGCGCCGCCAAGAAACAGCATCCAAGTCAAAGAAGAAGCGGTCGAAGCCTCAGAGGACGAGCAAGACGAGGACCTGGACCTCAGCCCGCCTGCATCTCCGGCTCACAGCACCTCGTCCAGTAAAAGTGACCCCGGCTCCCTCAAGGTGAAGGAGGAAGATACCCCGTGGAGCCCCAAGGCGGCCGTCGGTGGGACGGCCGCGCCTCAGGCGGCCAAAAGCAAACTGTCGGTGGGTTTCGACTTCAAGCAGCTCTTCTGCAAGCTTTGCAAGCGCCAGTTCAGCTCGCGTCAGAACCTGTCCAAACACATCGAGCTGCACATGGACGGAAACGACATCTTCATCAAGTTCTACCGCTGCCCGCTGTGCCGCTATGAGTCGCGCCGCAAGCGGGACGTGCTACGCCACGTGACCGTGGTGCACAAAAAGTCCTCGCCTTACCTGGCTAAGATCATGCCCAAACTGGAGAGCCGGGCGATCAAGCGCCTCGCCGAAGCTGTCCTCAATAACGCCAACCCCAAGAGGGCCCGCGGTGGCAAGGGGGAAGTCAACGGACGCCCCGCCTCTGCCGCATCCTCCCCTTGCCCGTCGCCTCCCGTCACCCGCAAGCAAGATGGCGGCACTGCCTCATTCTCTGTTCCTCCTTCCACCTCAGCTCGGAAAACGCAAGAGCCGTCATCTCCGACGCCCGCCCCCTCGCCGCCTGTCACGCGAAAGCAGGACAGACAACAGGCTCATCAGTCCGGGGCCGTCAGCCCCCCGATGACCCGCCGCAGTGACAAACACTTGCACCAGCGCAACTCACGGCGCCACGACGCATCGTCGGACGACAACCCCTCTGGATCGTCCTCCACTGAAGTCCGAGTGACCAAAAACTTCTCCTTACACGCCTGTGACCAGTGTGGGCGCGCCTTTGCAAAGAAG